In the genome of Brienomyrus brachyistius isolate T26 chromosome 17, BBRACH_0.4, whole genome shotgun sequence, one region contains:
- the LOC125712183 gene encoding extracellular calcium-sensing receptor-like, producing the protein MLLCTVMVLYALGAKGQTPCQILGIPEYPQLSKKGDIVIGAAFSIHRKLSLPALSFRNKPPPPSCSSLNLREFRFAQTMTFAIEEINNSSSLLPNVTIGYEIYDSCSTTLVSMRAAMSLVNGQEQTAQQCPGRAAVHAIIGESESSSTIAIARITGPFHIPVISHFATCACLSNRKEFPNFFRTIPSDYYQSRALAQLVKHFGWTWVGAVRSDNDYGNNGMSVFVDAAQDEGVCIEYSEAILRNNPRQRISRVVEVIKRSTSKVLLAFLAQGEMEVLLEEIILQNVTDLQWVASESWITARYLATPRTSAVISSAIGFTISKSKIPGLKDFLVKVNPSENPTNALLREFWETAFQCQFSPPNGTSSIKPCTASEKLGELSNQYTDVSELRISNNVYKATYAVAHALHNLLSQTCMRKEDIEASQVRHYLQRVNFTTPNGENVNFNPNGDPMARYELVNWQKGDDGETKFVTVGYYDASMPVGKQFVMNNASIVWAGESSVKPKSVCSESCQAGARQAMIRGKPICCFSCIPCASGEISNTTDSTKCLKCPLEYWSNEDHTECIHKKVEFLSFEETMGKLLTAISVMGIGLTAAIALIFFRFVDTPLVRANNSELSFLLLFSLTLCFLCSLTFIGRPSHWSCMLRHTAFGITFALCISCVLAKTIVVVNAFKASVPGSNVLRCSAPLQRLSVFGCTLLQVLICTLWIALAPPVPNKNTAYFTEKIILECDVGSAVGFWAVLGYIGLLSALCFVLAFLARKLPDNFNEAKFITFSMLIFTAVWITFIPAYVSSPGKFTVAVEIFAILASSYSLLFCIFAPKCYIILFKPEKNTRRHIMGKTHAKSQ; encoded by the exons ATGCTGCTCTGCACTGTGATGGTGCTCTATGCCCTTGGAGCAAAGGGACAAACGCCTTGCCAAATACTGGGGATCCCCGAGTACCCCCAGCTTTCCAAGAAAGGGGACATCGTAATTGGAGCAGCGTTCTCCATTCACCGCAAACTCTCACTGCCAGCTCTTTCCTTCAGAAACAAACCACCACCTCCATCCTGCTCCAG CTTAAACCTGAGAGAATTCCGCTTTGCTCAGACCATGACCTTCGCCATTGAGGAAataaacaacagcagcagcctgCTCCCGAATGTGACCATTGGCTATGAGATCTATGACAGCTGTAGCACCACCTTGGTCTCCATGCGGGCTGCGATGTCGCTAGTGAATGGGCAGGAGCAGACGGCTCAGCAGTGCCCGGGCAGAGCGGCAGTACATGCCATTATCGGCGAGTCAGAGTCTTCCTCGACCATAGCAATAGCAAGGATCACCGGGCCTTTCCATATTCCAGTG ATCAGTCACTTTGCCACCTGTGCATGTCTGAGTAACAGAAAAGAGTTCCCCAACTTCTTCAGAACCATTCCCAGTGACTACTACCAGAGCAGAGCACTGGCTCAGCTGGTCAAACACTTTGGCTGGACCTGGGTGGGGGCTGTCAGGAGTGATAACGACTATGGCAACAATGGGATGAGTGTCTTTGTAGACGCTGCTCAAGACGAGGGTGTGTGCATTGAATACTCAGAGGCCATTTTACGAAATAATCCAAGACAAAGAATCTCAAGGGTTGTCGAAGTCATTAAAAGGTCCACATCGAAGGTTCTGCTAGCATTTCTGGCTCAGGGTGAAATGGAGGTCCTGCTGGAGGAGATCATACTTCAGAATGTGACAGATCTCCAGTGGGTTGCTAGCGAGTCCTGGATCACTGCCCGATATCTAGCCACCCCCAGAACCTCAGCTGTGATAAGCAGTGCCATTGGCTTCACTATCAGCAAGTCTAAGATACCTGGCCTTAAAGACTTCTTGGTCAAAGTTAATCCATCTGAAAATCCAACAAATGCCCTGTTGAGAGAGTTCTGGGAGACTGCATTCCAGTGCCAGTTCTCCCCTCCAAATGGAACATCCAGCATCAAGCCTTGTACAGCCTCTGAGAAACTGGGAGAGCTGAGTAATCAGTACACTGATGTCTCAGAGCTGAGGATCTCCAACAATGTCTACAAGGCAACATATGCTGTGGCTCACGCCCTCCACAACTTACTGAGCCAGACTTGTATGAGAAAGGAGGACATTGAAGCATCTCAG GTGAGGCATTACTTACAACGGGTTAATTTTACTACACCCAATGGTGAGAATGTAAATTTTAATCCCAATGGTGATCCAATGGCAAGATACGAACTAGTGAACTGGCAGAAGGGAGACGATGGAGAAACAAAGTTTGTCACAGTGGGCTACTACGATGCATCAATGCCTGTTGGAAAGCAATTTGTAATGAACAATGCCAGTATTGTATGGGCAGGAGAGTCATCCGTG AAACCCAAGTCAGTGTGCAGTGAAAGCTGTCAAGCTGGTGCCCGACAGGCCATGATTCGGGGCAAACCCATATGCTgcttctcctgtatcccatgtGCTTCTGGTGAGATCAGCAACACAACAG ATTCAACTAAATGCTTAAAGTGCCCGCTTGAATATTGGTCAAATGAAGATCACACAGAATGCATCCACAAGAAGGTGGAGTTCCTCTCATTTGAAGAAACTATGGGAAAACTGCTAACAGCTATCTCAGTCATGGGAATTGGTTTAACAGCAGCGATAGCATTAATCTTCTTCCGTTTTGTGGACACCCCGCTTGTCAGGGCCAACAACTCTGAGCTGAGCttcctgctgctcttttccctgACCCTCTGTTTCCTCTGCTCACTCACTTTCATCGGCCGACCCTCTCACTGGTCCTGTATGCTGCGCCACACTGCGTTTGGGATCACCTTTGCACTATGCATTTCCTGTGTGCTTGCAAAGACTATAGTAGTAGTAAATGCTTtcaaagcctctgtgcctggaaGTAATGTTTTACGGTGTTCTGCACCCTTACAGAGGCTTAGCGTGTTTGGCTGTACTCTCCTGCAGGTGCTGATATGTACACTATGGATAGCATTAGCCCCACCAGTACCAAACAAAAACACTGCATATTTCACTGAGAAGATCATTCTAGAGTGTGATGTGGGGTCAGCAGTGGGCTTCTGGGCTGTGCTGGGGTACATTGGTCTCCTCTCTGCCCTGTGCTTTGTACTGGCTTTTCTGGCAAGGAAGCTGCCTGATAACTTCAATGAAGCCAAATTCATCACCTTCAGCATGCTCATATTCACTGCTGTCTGGATCACCTTTATCCCAGCTTATGTCAGCTCACCTGGGAAGTTCACTGTGGCCGTCGAGATATTTGCCATTTTGGCTTCCAGTTATAGTttgcttttctgtatttttgccCCAAAATGTTACATAATATTATTTAAACCTGAAAAAAACACACGAAGGCATATAATGGGTAAAACCCATGCCAAGTCCCAATGA
- the LOC125712180 gene encoding extracellular calcium-sensing receptor-like isoform X1 gives MLGQLTLLLLAAFPVTAQTPACRLLGRAIMPSFAQDGQIILGAVFSLHGKTGETQNQFRTKPKNVDCLGVNFREFRLAQTMIFAIEEINNRTNILPGLTLGYKIYDTCASVTFSVRSAMALMNGYEESLSDTSCSRPAAVQAIIGESGSTNTMAIASSAGPFQIPVISHFATCACLSNRDKYPSFFRTIPSDYYQSRALAQLVKHFGWTWVGAVRSDSDYGNNGMATFIEAARQEGICIEYSEKFHRTQPDKLLKVIDVIKKGTAKVIVAFLALLEMNHFLDQLTLQNITGLQLIGTEGWITASSLVTPTSFRVLGGSIGFAVTGAKISGLKEFVLKLHPSVNPNNTDLQDFWETAFQCSLTIEHNSRYKAPCTGTESLSDLKNQYTDESEIRITNNVYKAVYAVAQSLHSLLNCTPQGCASRSKTEPRQVLESLQKVNFTLKTGERVFFDGNGDPAAKYEVVNWQLNPVGAVEFKAVGYYDATLPAGRQFVMSPVSMVWAGGQQEMPQSKCSESCPPGTRKAVQRGKPVCCYDCVPCAEGEISNVTDSNDCIQCPEEYWSNVRRDNCVLKTTEFLSYDETMGIILVIFSLLGACLTILVGTVFFIHKDTPIVKANNSELSFLLLFSLTLCFLCSLTFIGRPSHWSCMLRHTAFGITFVLCISCVLGKTIVVLMAFRATLPGSNVMKWFGPSQQRLSVLVFTLIQVLICVLWLTLSPPFPNKNMKYYKDKIILECDVGSAVGFWAVLGYIGLLSALCFVLAFLARKLPDNFNEAKFITFSMLIFTAVWITFIPAYVSSPGKFTVAVEIFAILASSYGLLFCIFAPKSYIILLKPELNSRKHLMGKMPTKSL, from the exons ATGCTGGGGCAGCTGACACTGCTGCTTCTCGCAGCCTTTCCTGTCACAGCACAGACTCCAGCATGCAGGCTGCTGGGGAGAGCCATCATGCCCAGTTTCGCTCAAGACGGCCAGATCATCCTGGGTGCAGTTTTTTCcctccatggaaaaacaggcGAAACACAAAACCAATTCAGAACCAAgcccaaaaacgtggactgcttAGG AGTAAATTTCAGAGAGTTCCGACTGGCCCAAACAATGATCTTTGCCATTGAAGAAATAAACAACAGAACAAATATCCTGCCTGGTTTGACCCTGGGTTATAAGATTTATGACACCTGTGCCTCAGTAACATTCTCAGTACGGTCTGCGATGGCTCTGATGAACGGCTATGAAGAAAGCCTGAGTGATACATCCTGCTCCAGACCTGCAGCTGTCCAGGCCATCATAGGGGAGTCTGGGTCAACAAACACTATGGCCATTGCGTCAAGTGCTGGGCCATTTCAAATTCCAGTG ATCAGCCACTTTGCCACCTGTGCCTGCCTGAGCAACAGAGACAAATACCCGTCCTTCTTCAGGACCATCCCCAGTGACTACTATCAGAGCAGAGCACTGGCCCAGCTGGTCAAACACTTTGGCTGGACCTGGGTGGGGGCAGTCAGGAGTGACAGTGACTATGGAAACAATGGGATGGCCACATTTATAGAGGCTGCTAGACAAGAAGGAATCTGTATTGAGTATTCAGAGAAATTTCACAGAACACAACCTGACAAGCTGCTGAAAGTTATAGATGTGATCAAAAAAGGTACAGCAAAGGTAATTGTGGCATTTTTGGCTCTTTTAGAAATGAACCATTTCTTGGACcagttaacattacagaacataACTGGTCTTCAGCTGATTGGAACTGAAGGCTGGATAACTGCAAGCAGCCTTGTGACACCAACAAGTTTCAGAGTTCTTGGTGGATCAATTGGGTTTGCTGTGACAGGAGCTAAAATAAGCGGCTTGAAGGAATTTGTGCTGAAACTTCACCCATCAGTGAATCCAAACAACACTGATCTCCAAGACTTCTGGGAAACGGCTTTTCAGTGCTCCTTAACAATAGAACATAATTCAAGATACAAAGCACCCTGCACAGGTACTGAAAGCCTAAGTGATCTGAAAAACCAGTACACTGATGAATCTGAGATAAGGATAACTAACAATGTCTACAAAGCTGTTTATGCAGTAGCACAATCTCTGCACAGCTTGCTGAACTGTACTCCACAAGGCTGTGCAAGCAGATCAAAAACTGAGCCCAGACAG GTCCTCGAGTCTCTACAAAAGGTCAATTTCACTTTGAAAACTGGAGAACGGGTTTTCTTTGATGGTAACGGAGACCCGGCGGCTAAATACGAGGTCGTCAACTGGCAGCTTAATCCTGTGGGTGCTGTAGAGTTTAAGGCAGTGGGCTACTACGACGCCACCTTACCAGCTGGTCGACAGTTTGTTATGAGTCCAGTCAGTATGGTCTGGGCAGGTGGTCAACAAGAG ATGCCCCAATCAAAGTGCAGTGAGAGCTGTCCCCCAGGAACCCGCAAGGCCGTGCAGAGAGGGAAGCCTGTCTGCTGCTACGACTGTGTACCCTGTGCTGAGGGGGAGATCAGCAATGTTACAG ATTCTAATGACTGCATTCAGTGTCCCGAGGAGTACTGGTCAAATGTCAGGAGAGACAATTGTGTATTGAAAACTACTGAATTTCTTTCATACGATGAAACAATGGGAATAATTCTTGTTATTTTCTCACTTCTTGGGGCATGTCTAACCATACTAGTAGGCACTGTGTTCTTCATACACAAGGACACACCCATCGTCAAAGCCAACAACTCTGAGCTGAGCttcctgctgctcttttccctgACCCTCTGTTTCCTCTGCTCACTCACTTTCATCGGCCGACCCTCTCACTGGTCCTGTATGCTGCGCCACACGGCGTTTGGGATCACCTTTGTCCTCTGCATCTCTTGTGTTCTGGGGAAAACAATAGTGGTGTTAATGGCCTTCAGGGCTACACtcccaggcagtaatgtcatgaAATGGTTTGGACCTTCTCAGCAGAGGCTCAGTGTCCTTGTATTCACTCTCATACAGGTGCTAATTTGTGTGCTCTGGTTAACATTATCTCCTCCTTTTCCCAACAAGAACATGAAGTACTACAAAGACAAGATCATTCTAGAGTGTGATGTGGGGTCAGCAGTGGGCTTCTGGGCTGTGCTGGGGTACATTGGTCTCCTCTCTGCCCTGTGCTTTGTACTGGCTTTTCTGGCCAGGAAGCTGCCTGACAACTTCAATGAAGCCAAATTCATCACCTTCAGCATGCTCATATTCACTGCTGTCTGGATCACCTTTATCCCAGCTTATGTCAGCTCACCTGGGAAGTTCACTGTGGCCGTCGAGATATTTGCTATTTTAGCTTCTAGTTACGGCCTTCTTTTCTGCATTTTTGCACCCAAGAGTTACATTATTCTGTTAAAGCCTGAATTAAACTCAAGAAAACACTTAATGGGGAAAATGCCCACCAAGTCtctataa
- the LOC125712180 gene encoding extracellular calcium-sensing receptor-like isoform X2, translating to MLGQLTLLLLAAFPVTAQTPACRLLGRAIMPSFAQDGQIILGAVFSLHGKTGETQNQFRTKPKNVDCLGVNFREFRLAQTMIFAIEEINNRTNILPGLTLGYKIYDTCASVTFSVRSAMALMNGYEESLSDTSCSRPAAVQAIIGESGSTNTMAIASSAGPFQIPVISHFATCACLSNRDKYPSFFRTIPSDYYQSRALAQLVKHFGWTWVGAVRSDSDYGNNGMATFIEAARQEGICIEYSEKFHRTQPDKLLKVIDVIKKGTAKVIVAFLALLEMNHFLDQLTLQNITGLQLIGTEGWITASSLVTPTSFRVLGGSIGFAVTGAKISGLKEFVLKLHPSVNPNNTDLQDFWETAFQCSLTIEHNSRYKAPCTGTESLSDLKNQYTDESEIRITNNVYKAVYAVAQSLHSLLNCTPQGCASRSKTEPRQVLESLQKVNFTLKTGERVFFDGNGDPAAKYEVVNWQLNPVGAVEFKAVGYYDATLPAGRQFVMSPVSMVWAGGQQEMPQSKCSESCPPGTRKAVQRGKPVCCYDCVPCAEGEISNVTETLLRIFHLYTSLPVLFYHWKWPFWMFMYYCLWRIHVHSTCN from the exons ATGCTGGGGCAGCTGACACTGCTGCTTCTCGCAGCCTTTCCTGTCACAGCACAGACTCCAGCATGCAGGCTGCTGGGGAGAGCCATCATGCCCAGTTTCGCTCAAGACGGCCAGATCATCCTGGGTGCAGTTTTTTCcctccatggaaaaacaggcGAAACACAAAACCAATTCAGAACCAAgcccaaaaacgtggactgcttAGG AGTAAATTTCAGAGAGTTCCGACTGGCCCAAACAATGATCTTTGCCATTGAAGAAATAAACAACAGAACAAATATCCTGCCTGGTTTGACCCTGGGTTATAAGATTTATGACACCTGTGCCTCAGTAACATTCTCAGTACGGTCTGCGATGGCTCTGATGAACGGCTATGAAGAAAGCCTGAGTGATACATCCTGCTCCAGACCTGCAGCTGTCCAGGCCATCATAGGGGAGTCTGGGTCAACAAACACTATGGCCATTGCGTCAAGTGCTGGGCCATTTCAAATTCCAGTG ATCAGCCACTTTGCCACCTGTGCCTGCCTGAGCAACAGAGACAAATACCCGTCCTTCTTCAGGACCATCCCCAGTGACTACTATCAGAGCAGAGCACTGGCCCAGCTGGTCAAACACTTTGGCTGGACCTGGGTGGGGGCAGTCAGGAGTGACAGTGACTATGGAAACAATGGGATGGCCACATTTATAGAGGCTGCTAGACAAGAAGGAATCTGTATTGAGTATTCAGAGAAATTTCACAGAACACAACCTGACAAGCTGCTGAAAGTTATAGATGTGATCAAAAAAGGTACAGCAAAGGTAATTGTGGCATTTTTGGCTCTTTTAGAAATGAACCATTTCTTGGACcagttaacattacagaacataACTGGTCTTCAGCTGATTGGAACTGAAGGCTGGATAACTGCAAGCAGCCTTGTGACACCAACAAGTTTCAGAGTTCTTGGTGGATCAATTGGGTTTGCTGTGACAGGAGCTAAAATAAGCGGCTTGAAGGAATTTGTGCTGAAACTTCACCCATCAGTGAATCCAAACAACACTGATCTCCAAGACTTCTGGGAAACGGCTTTTCAGTGCTCCTTAACAATAGAACATAATTCAAGATACAAAGCACCCTGCACAGGTACTGAAAGCCTAAGTGATCTGAAAAACCAGTACACTGATGAATCTGAGATAAGGATAACTAACAATGTCTACAAAGCTGTTTATGCAGTAGCACAATCTCTGCACAGCTTGCTGAACTGTACTCCACAAGGCTGTGCAAGCAGATCAAAAACTGAGCCCAGACAG GTCCTCGAGTCTCTACAAAAGGTCAATTTCACTTTGAAAACTGGAGAACGGGTTTTCTTTGATGGTAACGGAGACCCGGCGGCTAAATACGAGGTCGTCAACTGGCAGCTTAATCCTGTGGGTGCTGTAGAGTTTAAGGCAGTGGGCTACTACGACGCCACCTTACCAGCTGGTCGACAGTTTGTTATGAGTCCAGTCAGTATGGTCTGGGCAGGTGGTCAACAAGAG ATGCCCCAATCAAAGTGCAGTGAGAGCTGTCCCCCAGGAACCCGCAAGGCCGTGCAGAGAGGGAAGCCTGTCTGCTGCTACGACTGTGTACCCTGTGCTGAGGGGGAGATCAGCAATGTTACAG AGACACTGCTGAGGATCTTCCATCTCTACACCAGCCTTCCTGTGCTCTTCTACCACTGGAAGTGGCCATTTTGGATGTTTATGTACTACTGCCTTTGGAGAATCCATGTACATTCTACATGTAATTAG